One region of Streptomyces davaonensis JCM 4913 genomic DNA includes:
- a CDS encoding DUF4333 domain-containing protein, with product MLRTRYNRVAATAAMGALTVLLATGCSFSIGNAEEKDEPTASESAAAPEEEPTAEEQPTGEAPSAPENEGVNEGGAVHKARVAQTIADKLAADTGRRPDKVTCPEHLPARVGATIRCELTAGSDILGVTVTATAVNGKQVNYTFKVDDSAR from the coding sequence ATGTTGCGCACGCGGTACAACAGGGTCGCGGCCACGGCGGCAATGGGCGCGCTGACGGTGCTTCTCGCCACCGGATGCTCCTTCAGCATCGGCAACGCGGAGGAGAAGGACGAGCCCACGGCGTCCGAGAGCGCGGCCGCCCCCGAGGAAGAGCCGACGGCCGAGGAGCAGCCGACCGGTGAAGCCCCTTCGGCGCCCGAGAACGAGGGCGTCAACGAAGGCGGGGCCGTCCACAAGGCGCGCGTCGCGCAGACGATCGCCGACAAGCTCGCCGCGGACACCGGCCGACGTCCCGACAAGGTCACCTGTCCCGAGCACCTCCCCGCCCGGGTCGGCGCCACGATCCGCTGCGAGCTCACTGCGGGAAGCGACATCCTCGGTGTCACCGTGACCGCCACCGCGGTCAACGGCAAGCAGGTCAACTACACGTTCAAGGTCGACGACAGCGCCCGGTGA
- a CDS encoding esterase/lipase family protein — protein sequence MQRLRRRLTLLLSVVLATVITMFTVTPAGAAPSRSNGDENRVVFVHGYAPDGSHDCAEYFRTARKHFANNGWEGNLLTFGYYDQNSNCSYKYRGTRSTDLKTVAKAFANWVNRYYTDNNKKIDVVAHSMGGLVVRAAIYYTNRHASGFPDKLYIEDVVTLGTPHGGTNWGNVCATWQQCRDMKPGSTFLDNLPSTMPNSQIGTDWTTVSSVDDGIVSETSGIAGTADHEVQYDDGIGHNELRTISSGSWYGRIKYSTTWTSWHDRISPVKQARLAVYYHSTT from the coding sequence ATGCAGAGGCTTCGGAGGCGGCTCACGCTGCTTCTTTCCGTGGTGCTGGCCACGGTCATCACCATGTTCACGGTCACGCCGGCCGGCGCGGCGCCGTCCCGGTCGAACGGGGACGAGAACCGGGTCGTCTTCGTTCACGGATACGCTCCGGACGGCAGCCACGACTGCGCCGAATACTTCCGCACTGCCCGTAAGCACTTCGCGAACAACGGGTGGGAGGGGAACCTGCTCACGTTCGGCTACTACGACCAGAACAGCAATTGCTCGTACAAGTACCGAGGGACGCGTTCCACGGACCTCAAGACGGTGGCCAAGGCGTTCGCGAACTGGGTCAACAGGTACTACACGGACAACAACAAGAAGATCGACGTCGTCGCGCACTCCATGGGCGGTCTCGTAGTCCGCGCCGCGATCTACTACACCAACAGGCACGCTTCGGGCTTCCCGGACAAGCTCTACATCGAGGACGTCGTCACGCTCGGCACCCCGCACGGCGGAACCAACTGGGGCAACGTCTGCGCCACCTGGCAGCAGTGCCGGGACATGAAGCCGGGCAGCACGTTCCTGGACAACCTCCCGTCAACCATGCCCAACTCCCAGATCGGCACCGACTGGACCACCGTCTCGTCGGTCGACGACGGAATCGTCTCCGAGACGTCCGGCATCGCCGGCACCGCGGATCACGAGGTCCAGTACGACGACGGCATCGGCCACAACGAACTCCGCACCATCAGCTCCGGATCGTGGTACGGCCGGATCAAGTACTCCACCACGTGGACCAGTTGGCACGACCGCATCTCTCCCGTGAAGCAGGCTCGCCTGGCCGTGTACTACCACAGCACGACCTGA
- a CDS encoding pyridoxine/pyridoxamine 5'-phosphate oxidase, whose protein sequence is MELHELLRSLRVWAPEVTALSPFDPEAAPDEPLPLFTAWFADAVAAGQTEPHTMSLATSDEAGRPDVRTVMLHGADADGWSFATHVTSRKGRQLSARPYAALGFYWPVLGRQVRVRGPVTAAPSTQSQADLHARSTGALAAALTGRQSEVLGSLAELERVSAESWAHAQREPAAPVPTWTLYRLRPEEVEFFQGEERRRHVRLNYRRAEPGWVRELLWP, encoded by the coding sequence ATGGAACTTCATGAGCTGCTGAGGTCGCTGCGGGTATGGGCTCCGGAGGTGACCGCGCTGTCGCCGTTCGACCCCGAGGCGGCGCCCGACGAACCGTTGCCGCTGTTCACGGCGTGGTTCGCGGACGCGGTGGCGGCGGGGCAGACCGAGCCGCACACCATGTCGCTGGCGACCTCGGACGAGGCGGGCCGGCCGGACGTACGGACCGTGATGCTGCACGGCGCCGACGCAGACGGCTGGTCCTTCGCGACCCATGTGACCAGCCGCAAGGGCAGGCAGCTCAGCGCCCGCCCGTACGCGGCCCTCGGCTTCTACTGGCCGGTGCTGGGGCGGCAGGTGCGGGTGCGCGGGCCGGTCACCGCGGCCCCGTCCACGCAGAGCCAGGCCGATCTGCACGCCCGCTCGACCGGCGCGCTGGCGGCGGCCCTGACCGGCCGCCAGAGCGAAGTACTCGGCTCCCTGGCCGAGTTGGAGCGCGTCTCGGCCGAGTCCTGGGCCCACGCCCAGCGCGAACCGGCCGCCCCCGTCCCCACCTGGACCCTCTACCGCCTCCGCCCGGAGGAGGTGGAGTTCTTCCAGGGCGAGGAACGGCGCCGGCACGTACGGCTGAACTACCGGCGTGCGGAGCCGGGTTGGGTCCGGGAGCTGCTCTGGCCCTGA
- a CDS encoding esterase-like activity of phytase family protein: MRRLSIMLSAVALTAGLTAPAALAGERGDDFGQATLTGWAALPAETFVPGSEPSGAAIGAGPFNGIAAPFADQPVQGFSGVVNRHDGTYDVLSDNGYGAKANSADFLLRVHRVKSDTRTGQVKVLGGFNLTDPDHKVPFPLTRADRTLTGADFDVESIVRSYDGTLWLGDEFGPFLLHFSPTGKLLEAPISLEGVKAPENPFLNGGTPNLGGSKGFEGMARSVDGRYLYPLLEGTVSGDTPGDLRFNQFDLKSGQYTGKRWTYRLESPAHAIGDAIAVDKHRFLVIERDGGQGETAKVKRIYLADTRDRDHDGVMDKTLVADLMNLANPKKLGGFGETFTFPFQTIEDVTLLDDRTLAVLNDNNFPFSSGRTAGKADNNEFITIRLDERLHADPRAFF; encoded by the coding sequence ATGAGAAGACTCTCGATCATGCTCAGCGCCGTCGCGCTGACCGCCGGACTCACGGCGCCCGCCGCCCTCGCCGGTGAGCGCGGGGACGACTTCGGGCAGGCCACCCTCACCGGCTGGGCCGCCCTTCCGGCGGAGACCTTCGTGCCGGGCAGCGAGCCGTCCGGGGCGGCGATAGGCGCCGGGCCGTTCAACGGCATCGCCGCGCCCTTCGCCGACCAGCCCGTGCAGGGCTTCAGCGGCGTCGTGAACCGGCACGACGGCACCTATGACGTGCTCTCGGACAACGGCTACGGCGCCAAGGCCAACAGTGCCGACTTCCTGCTGCGCGTGCACCGCGTCAAGTCGGACACCCGCACCGGCCAGGTCAAGGTGCTCGGCGGCTTCAACCTCACCGACCCTGACCACAAGGTGCCGTTCCCGCTCACCCGCGCCGACCGCACCCTCACCGGCGCCGACTTCGACGTCGAGTCGATCGTGCGGTCCTACGACGGCACCCTCTGGCTCGGGGACGAGTTCGGCCCGTTCCTGCTGCACTTCTCGCCCACCGGCAAGCTCCTGGAAGCCCCGATCTCCCTGGAGGGCGTGAAGGCGCCGGAGAACCCGTTCCTCAACGGTGGCACGCCCAACCTCGGTGGCAGCAAGGGCTTCGAGGGCATGGCCCGCTCCGTGGACGGGCGGTACCTGTACCCGCTGCTGGAGGGCACCGTCTCCGGTGACACCCCCGGTGACCTGCGCTTCAACCAGTTCGACCTGAAGTCGGGCCAGTACACCGGCAAGCGCTGGACGTACCGCCTGGAGTCCCCGGCGCACGCCATAGGCGACGCCATCGCCGTCGACAAGCACCGTTTCCTCGTCATCGAGCGGGACGGCGGCCAGGGCGAGACGGCCAAGGTCAAGCGGATCTATCTCGCCGACACCCGCGACCGCGATCACGACGGCGTCATGGACAAGACCCTCGTCGCCGACCTCATGAACCTCGCGAACCCCAAGAAGCTCGGCGGCTTCGGCGAGACCTTCACCTTCCCGTTCCAGACGATCGAGGACGTCACGCTCCTGGACGACCGCACCCTCGCCGTCCTGAACGACAACAACTTCCCCTTCTCCTCCGGCCGTACGGCGGGCAAGGCGGACAACAACGAGTTCATCACCATCCGCCTCGACGAGCGCCTGCACGCGGACCCGCGCGCGTTCTTCTAG
- a CDS encoding DUF6891 domain-containing protein, with amino-acid sequence MLEIVVEEENRRRHIRPSAEELAGLVRRIGGKGDQFLVVQQIPDLPDVYIQVWHETGGDYTLEHRAGSADRHFQTSPDDPETVIAAITGWAHHRPGWDGGGLSWSPLDLGPEPKVPPLTLADDDREALEDRVREALDGGYATRAELAELAEEYLVTGRRRPVSPEQARALADRLWLERVAEQVTWQGETDPERLTRAFTALRAAGITARENFTCCRSCGQSEIRDAGEPDARGYVYFHSQCTDSAAAGQGLMLLYGGFDNSPDTTAAIGHEIVTALEAAGLRTDWNGDTHEAITVTPLDWRRRLIG; translated from the coding sequence ATGCTCGAAATCGTGGTCGAGGAAGAGAACCGGAGGCGGCACATCCGGCCGTCCGCCGAGGAACTGGCCGGGCTGGTCCGGCGCATAGGCGGCAAGGGGGACCAGTTCCTGGTGGTCCAGCAGATACCGGACCTCCCCGACGTCTACATCCAGGTCTGGCACGAGACCGGTGGCGACTACACCCTGGAGCACCGCGCCGGTTCCGCCGACCGGCACTTCCAGACGTCGCCCGACGACCCCGAGACCGTGATCGCGGCGATCACCGGCTGGGCGCACCATCGGCCCGGATGGGACGGCGGCGGTCTGAGCTGGTCCCCGCTGGACCTGGGCCCCGAGCCCAAGGTGCCGCCGCTCACCCTCGCCGACGACGATCGCGAGGCGCTGGAGGACCGTGTCCGTGAGGCGCTGGACGGTGGCTACGCCACCCGTGCCGAGCTGGCCGAACTCGCCGAGGAGTATCTGGTGACCGGCCGCCGCCGGCCCGTCTCGCCGGAGCAGGCGCGGGCCCTGGCCGACCGGCTGTGGCTGGAGCGCGTGGCGGAACAGGTCACCTGGCAGGGCGAGACCGACCCCGAGCGCCTCACCCGCGCCTTCACCGCACTCCGGGCCGCCGGAATCACCGCCCGCGAGAACTTCACCTGCTGCCGCAGCTGCGGCCAGTCCGAGATCCGCGACGCCGGCGAGCCCGACGCCCGCGGTTACGTCTACTTCCACAGCCAGTGCACGGATTCCGCCGCGGCGGGCCAGGGCCTGATGCTCCTCTACGGCGGCTTCGACAACTCCCCCGACACCACGGCGGCCATCGGCCACGAGATCGTGACCGCCCTCGAAGCAGCGGGCCTGCGCACCGACTGGAACGGCGACACCCACGAGGCCATCACCGTCACGCCCCTGGACTGGCGGCGCCGCCTGATCGGCTAG
- a CDS encoding thiolase C-terminal domain-containing protein, with the protein MTAGSRKVAVVGVALSDCGRVDDATPFTLHAQAARRALADAGLDRALIDGFASAGTGVLAPVEVAEYLGLRPTWVDSTSVGGAAWEVMAAHAADAISAGHANAVLLAYGSTARADIRAGRRTGNLSFGARGPLQYEVPYGHTLIAKYAMAARRHMIEHGTTVEQLAEVAVQARQHAARNPEAMFRDPITVDDVLSGPMIADPFTKLHCCIRSDGGAAVLLAAEEYARDCRTAPVWILGTGEHVSHATMSEWEDFTVSPAAISGRLAFERAGIRPAEIDLAQIYDAFTYMPLVTVEDLGFCKKGEGGAFIQSRELPMNTDGGGLSAQHPGMRGLFLLVEAVRQLRGECEARQVFTRAGELPHLAVASGTGGWFCSSGTVVLGR; encoded by the coding sequence ATGACTGCCGGAAGCCGGAAAGTCGCCGTGGTCGGGGTCGCCCTCTCCGACTGTGGCCGGGTCGACGACGCGACCCCCTTCACCCTGCACGCCCAGGCGGCCCGCCGGGCCCTCGCGGACGCCGGTCTCGACCGCGCCCTGATCGACGGGTTCGCCTCGGCCGGCACCGGCGTCCTCGCACCGGTCGAGGTCGCCGAGTATCTGGGCCTGCGCCCGACCTGGGTGGACTCCACCTCGGTCGGCGGCGCGGCCTGGGAGGTCATGGCGGCCCACGCGGCGGACGCGATATCCGCGGGGCACGCGAACGCGGTCCTCCTGGCCTACGGCTCGACAGCCCGCGCGGACATCAGGGCGGGCCGCCGGACCGGGAACCTGTCCTTCGGCGCCCGCGGGCCCCTCCAGTACGAGGTCCCGTACGGCCACACCCTCATCGCCAAGTACGCGATGGCCGCGCGCCGCCACATGATCGAACACGGCACGACCGTCGAGCAGTTGGCCGAGGTCGCGGTGCAGGCCAGACAGCACGCGGCACGCAACCCCGAGGCGATGTTCCGCGACCCGATCACGGTCGACGACGTCCTGTCGGGGCCGATGATCGCCGACCCCTTCACCAAGCTGCACTGCTGCATTCGCTCAGACGGCGGCGCAGCCGTCCTGCTGGCGGCGGAGGAGTACGCCCGGGACTGCCGCACCGCGCCGGTATGGATTCTGGGCACCGGCGAACACGTCTCCCACGCCACGATGTCCGAGTGGGAGGACTTCACGGTCTCCCCGGCGGCCATCAGCGGACGCCTCGCCTTCGAACGGGCGGGCATCCGCCCCGCGGAGATCGACCTGGCCCAGATCTACGACGCCTTCACCTACATGCCCCTCGTCACCGTGGAGGACCTGGGCTTCTGCAAGAAGGGCGAGGGCGGCGCCTTCATCCAGTCCCGCGAACTGCCCATGAACACCGACGGCGGCGGGCTCTCGGCCCAGCACCCGGGGATGCGGGGCCTGTTCCTCCTGGTGGAGGCGGTCCGCCAGCTCCGGGGCGAGTGCGAGGCGCGGCAGGTGTTCACGCGTGCCGGTGAGTTGCCGCACCTCGCCGTGGCGTCGGGGACGGGCGGGTGGTTCTGCTCGTCGGGGACCGTCGTACTGGGGCGGTAG
- a CDS encoding acyl-CoA dehydrogenase family protein gives MDAGFTAEQNEIRRTLRELLHKRCGPEELRAAVGSPAGHDPVLWTALSDQLGLPGLALPEAYGGAGCSATELALAAEELGRALAPTPFLATAALSAPLILALGTEAQRADLLPHIADGLLTCTLAAPTRCLALTGDNRGDWAGGGRAGGVQARRSGDSWRLYGEIEHVLDGHTAGTLLVAAHTGGYARPRTDLFLVPGGATGLHRVRRTALDATRPLARLQLRDVEATLLGEGDADVPATLARLGNTTAAVLSCEAVGAADRALELTVDYAKQREQFGRPIGSFQAVKHRLADVYVQVQAARSAAYYAAWAVEGLPQDRIGALALAQALEALRSAAGEAIQLHGGIGFTWEHDVQLYFKRAAGDELLFGPVHRLRAYAADVARLFEAKDVTV, from the coding sequence ATGGATGCCGGTTTCACCGCCGAACAGAACGAGATCCGCCGGACTCTGCGCGAACTGCTGCACAAGCGGTGCGGCCCGGAGGAGTTGCGCGCCGCCGTCGGCAGTCCCGCCGGACACGACCCGGTCCTGTGGACCGCCCTTTCCGACCAACTCGGCCTGCCGGGTCTTGCCCTGCCCGAGGCGTACGGCGGAGCAGGCTGCTCGGCGACGGAACTGGCCCTGGCGGCAGAGGAGTTGGGCCGCGCACTCGCCCCCACCCCCTTCCTCGCCACGGCGGCCCTCTCCGCCCCCCTGATCCTCGCCCTCGGCACCGAAGCCCAGCGCGCCGACCTCCTGCCCCACATCGCCGACGGTCTCCTCACCTGCACCCTGGCCGCCCCCACCCGCTGCCTGGCGCTGACCGGCGACAACCGCGGGGACTGGGCCGGAGGCGGGCGCGCGGGCGGCGTCCAGGCCCGCCGATCGGGGGACAGCTGGCGCCTGTACGGCGAGATCGAGCACGTCCTCGACGGCCACACCGCCGGAACCCTCCTGGTGGCCGCCCACACCGGCGGCTACGCCCGCCCCCGCACCGACCTCTTCCTGGTCCCCGGGGGCGCCACCGGACTCCACCGGGTACGCCGGACCGCCCTCGACGCCACCCGCCCCCTGGCCCGACTCCAACTCCGCGACGTGGAGGCGACGTTGCTCGGGGAGGGGGACGCCGATGTCCCCGCCACCCTCGCCCGCCTCGGGAACACCACCGCCGCGGTCCTGTCCTGCGAGGCCGTAGGAGCCGCCGACCGAGCCCTGGAACTGACCGTGGACTACGCGAAACAACGCGAACAGTTCGGCCGCCCGATCGGCTCCTTCCAGGCCGTGAAGCACCGCCTGGCCGACGTCTACGTCCAGGTCCAGGCAGCGAGATCCGCCGCCTATTACGCGGCGTGGGCCGTTGAGGGTCTCCCTCAAGACCGCATCGGCGCCCTGGCCCTCGCCCAAGCCCTGGAAGCCCTGCGCTCTGCCGCAGGCGAGGCGATCCAACTGCACGGCGGGATCGGGTTCACCTGGGAGCACGACGTGCAGCTGTACTTCAAGCGGGCCGCAGGTGATGAGTTGCTGTTCGGGCCCGTGCACCGGCTTCGGGCGTACGCGGCCGATGTGGCACGGCTCTTCGAGGCGAAGGACGTGACGGTGTGA
- a CDS encoding nitroreductase family deazaflavin-dependent oxidoreductase, whose protein sequence is MIGVRMVQKVSSTRGFAKVAPHVIPALDRAVHRLTRGRVLLSAQLLPGVILTSTGARSGLPRRTPLACMPEPENGTWILIGSNFGRPGHPAWTANLLAHPDAEISWKGADIAVTARLLQGEERAAVWKAALAFWPPYATYQARVEREIRLFRVVRKPSP, encoded by the coding sequence GTGATCGGCGTGCGGATGGTGCAGAAGGTGTCCTCGACGCGCGGCTTCGCCAAGGTCGCCCCGCATGTGATCCCGGCGCTCGACCGGGCCGTGCACCGGCTGACCCGGGGCCGGGTGCTGCTCAGCGCGCAGTTGTTGCCCGGGGTGATCCTCACCTCCACCGGCGCCCGCAGCGGACTGCCCCGGCGGACCCCGCTCGCCTGTATGCCGGAGCCGGAGAACGGGACCTGGATCCTGATCGGCTCCAACTTCGGCCGGCCGGGACATCCCGCCTGGACCGCCAACCTGCTCGCTCACCCCGACGCCGAGATCAGCTGGAAGGGCGCCGACATCGCCGTGACCGCGCGGCTCCTCCAGGGCGAGGAACGGGCGGCCGTATGGAAGGCGGCGCTCGCCTTCTGGCCGCCGTACGCCACCTATCAGGCGCGGGTGGAGCGGGAGATCCGGCTCTTCAGGGTCGTACGGAAGCCTTCGCCGTAG
- a CDS encoding LysE family translocator, whose amino-acid sequence MDFGTLISFLALDLLLVCVPGADWAYVISAGLRGGAVARAVGGLVSGYALHTVLAAAGLAVLVASRPALLTGLTVAGAAYLVWLGWSVLRRPGVPGEAADAGDRVFLRGAMISGLNPKGLLLYLSVLPQFLVTGAGRLPVPAQTATLGLLHMACCAAVYLAVGVGARRVLGARPAAARAVTRTSGAAMVGIGAFLLVQHTL is encoded by the coding sequence ATGGACTTCGGAACCCTCATCTCCTTCCTCGCGCTGGATCTGCTGCTGGTCTGTGTGCCGGGCGCCGACTGGGCGTATGTGATCTCGGCGGGGCTGCGCGGCGGTGCGGTGGCGCGGGCGGTGGGGGGTCTGGTGAGCGGTTACGCGCTGCACACGGTGCTCGCGGCGGCGGGGCTCGCGGTGCTGGTCGCGAGTCGGCCGGCGCTGCTGACCGGGCTGACGGTGGCCGGGGCGGCGTATCTGGTGTGGCTGGGGTGGAGTGTGCTGCGGCGGCCGGGGGTGCCCGGGGAAGCGGCCGACGCCGGGGACCGCGTCTTCCTGCGCGGGGCGATGATCAGCGGCCTGAACCCGAAGGGGCTGCTGCTGTATCTGTCGGTCCTGCCGCAGTTCCTGGTCACGGGCGCCGGCCGGCTGCCCGTACCCGCCCAGACGGCCACCCTCGGCCTGCTCCACATGGCGTGCTGCGCCGCCGTGTACCTGGCGGTCGGCGTCGGAGCCCGCAGGGTGCTCGGTGCCCGCCCCGCGGCGGCCCGCGCGGTGACGCGGACCTCCGGGGCGGCGATGGTCGGCATCGGGGCGTTCCTGCTGGTCCAGCACACGCTGTGA
- a CDS encoding Lrp/AsnC family transcriptional regulator — MDDVDRKILAELQQDGRLTVTELAGRVRLSVSPCHRRLRELERSGAISGYRAVVEPTAVGLTFEALVFVSMRQEDRDTVVEFERAIGEIEHVLDAQRLFGEPDYLLRVATADLAAFQRLYDERLATLPGVQRLTSTLVMKHVVRDRPLPA; from the coding sequence ATGGACGACGTGGACCGGAAAATTCTTGCCGAGCTTCAGCAGGATGGGCGGCTGACCGTGACCGAGCTGGCCGGACGGGTGCGGCTGAGCGTCTCGCCCTGCCACCGGCGGCTGAGGGAGCTGGAGCGGTCGGGCGCGATCAGCGGCTACCGGGCCGTCGTGGAGCCGACCGCCGTGGGGCTGACCTTCGAGGCGCTGGTCTTCGTCTCGATGCGGCAGGAGGACCGGGACACGGTCGTCGAGTTCGAGCGGGCCATCGGCGAGATCGAGCACGTCCTGGACGCCCAGCGGCTGTTCGGCGAACCGGACTATCTCCTCCGCGTGGCCACCGCCGACCTCGCCGCCTTCCAGCGCCTCTACGACGAACGCCTGGCCACCCTGCCGGGGGTGCAGCGGCTGACCTCGACGCTGGTGATGAAACACGTCGTACGGGACCGCCCACTGCCTGCATAA
- a CDS encoding TetR family transcriptional regulator, translated as MTGQVRTVDGRVAGRRGQATRQKLLDCLSEMLSSSPYRDVKVIDVARKAGTSPATFYQYFPDVEGAVLEIAEQMAAEGAGLTELLEGRSWVGKSGWQTAQELVDGFLEFWRKNDAILRVVDLGAAEGDKRFYKLRMKILNSVNNSLADAVAELQAKGKVDKDVNPAAVAGSIVAMLAAVASHQKGFQTWGVKQAELKPNLALLVHLGVTGKKPTK; from the coding sequence ATGACAGGACAAGTGCGTACCGTCGACGGCCGCGTGGCCGGCCGGCGTGGGCAGGCGACCCGGCAGAAGCTGCTCGACTGCCTCAGCGAGATGCTCAGCTCCTCCCCCTACCGGGACGTCAAAGTCATCGATGTCGCCCGGAAGGCGGGCACTTCGCCCGCCACCTTCTACCAGTACTTCCCGGACGTCGAGGGCGCCGTCCTGGAGATCGCCGAGCAAATGGCCGCGGAGGGCGCCGGGTTGACCGAACTCCTCGAGGGCCGCTCCTGGGTCGGCAAGTCCGGCTGGCAGACCGCGCAGGAACTCGTCGACGGATTCCTGGAGTTCTGGCGGAAGAACGACGCGATCCTGCGCGTGGTCGACCTCGGTGCCGCCGAGGGCGACAAGCGCTTCTACAAGCTCCGGATGAAGATCCTCAACTCGGTGAACAACTCCCTCGCGGACGCGGTCGCCGAGCTTCAGGCCAAGGGCAAGGTCGACAAGGACGTCAACCCGGCCGCGGTGGCGGGCTCGATCGTCGCGATGCTCGCGGCGGTGGCCTCGCACCAGAAGGGCTTCCAGACCTGGGGCGTCAAGCAGGCCGAACTCAAGCCGAACCTGGCGCTGTTGGTGCATCTGGGCGTGACGGGCAAGAAGCCCACGAAGTAG
- a CDS encoding VOC family protein: MAENRASGDASGFVEGVPCWVDAQLPDVEAGKRFYGELFGWDFPEEEEPYALKDGERVAALIPKVDGRMPTVWTVYFATPDAVALVRRIREAGGQIVTAPVEIGAGEGTTALVTDAEGAVFGLWQGDSHPGFGRRHEPGAFAWVQLYARDTEAANDFYGPLFHEALFGPDAEPDFGRAPVSDVFPAVMPPHFLVHFGVEDCAEAVGEVLRLGGRVQAPPFETSYGTVAVVTDNQGASFALLQRSD, translated from the coding sequence ATGGCCGAAAACAGGGCATCCGGGGATGCATCCGGGTTTGTGGAGGGCGTCCCCTGCTGGGTGGACGCCCAGCTCCCCGACGTCGAGGCGGGCAAGCGGTTCTACGGTGAACTCTTCGGGTGGGACTTCCCCGAGGAGGAAGAGCCGTACGCGCTGAAGGACGGGGAGCGGGTCGCCGCGCTGATCCCCAAGGTGGACGGAAGGATGCCGACCGTCTGGACCGTCTACTTCGCCACCCCGGACGCCGTGGCCCTGGTCCGGCGGATCCGGGAGGCGGGCGGCCAGATCGTCACCGCGCCCGTGGAGATCGGCGCCGGGGAAGGGACGACCGCTCTGGTCACCGACGCCGAGGGCGCCGTCTTCGGGCTCTGGCAGGGCGACAGTCACCCCGGCTTCGGCCGCCGCCACGAACCCGGCGCCTTCGCCTGGGTGCAGCTGTACGCCCGGGACACGGAGGCCGCCAACGACTTCTACGGCCCCCTCTTCCACGAGGCCCTGTTCGGCCCCGACGCCGAGCCCGACTTCGGCCGCGCCCCCGTCTCCGACGTCTTCCCCGCCGTGATGCCGCCGCACTTCCTCGTCCACTTCGGCGTGGAGGACTGCGCGGAGGCGGTCGGTGAGGTGCTGCGGCTCGGCGGACGCGTCCAGGCTCCACCCTTTGAGACGTCGTACGGCACTGTGGCCGTCGTCACTGACAATCAGGGGGCCTCGTTCGCGCTCCTCCAGCGCTCCGACTGA